In Longimicrobiaceae bacterium, the following are encoded in one genomic region:
- a CDS encoding HipA family kinase: MAQLPTFNAMRYVQPLREGGSLPAVVDTDGGGLFVVKFRGAGQGPKALVAELIVGLLAGELGLPVPELALVDVPAEFGRSEPDPEIQDLLKASQGVNVGLRYLDGAFNFDGTAAGGMIAPELAARVVWLDALVTNPDRTARNPNLMIWDGRPWLIDHGAALYAHHDWSRVDEARARGPFPLAKDHVLLRRAAGLAAADEELSGVLTEDVIRRVLAAVPDALLAGQLTAGDFATASEARDKYAWYFAERLRAPRAFAASAVEARERAMSEPPRSLSARR, from the coding sequence GTGGCCCAACTGCCGACGTTCAACGCCATGCGGTACGTGCAGCCGCTCCGCGAGGGAGGCTCGCTGCCCGCCGTGGTCGACACGGACGGGGGCGGGCTGTTCGTGGTGAAGTTCCGCGGCGCGGGCCAGGGCCCCAAGGCGCTCGTCGCCGAGCTGATCGTGGGCCTGCTCGCGGGCGAGCTGGGGCTGCCGGTGCCGGAGTTGGCGCTGGTGGACGTGCCGGCGGAGTTCGGCCGGAGCGAGCCGGACCCGGAGATCCAGGACCTGCTCAAGGCGAGCCAGGGCGTGAACGTGGGCCTGCGCTACCTGGACGGCGCCTTCAACTTCGACGGCACGGCGGCGGGCGGGATGATCGCGCCGGAGCTGGCGGCGCGCGTGGTGTGGCTGGACGCGCTGGTGACCAACCCGGACCGCACGGCGCGCAACCCGAACCTGATGATCTGGGACGGGCGCCCGTGGCTGATCGACCACGGAGCGGCGCTGTACGCGCACCACGACTGGAGCCGCGTGGACGAGGCGCGCGCCCGCGGCCCCTTCCCTCTCGCCAAGGACCACGTGCTCCTGCGCCGCGCCGCCGGCCTCGCCGCGGCAGACGAGGAGCTTTCGGGCGTGCTGACGGAGGACGTGATCCGGCGCGTCCTCGCCGCCGTGCCGGACGCGCTGCTCGCCGGGCAGCTGACGGCGGGCGACTTCGCGACGGCGAGCGAGGCGCGCGACAAGTACGCGTGGTACTTCGCCGAACGCCTGCGCGCCCCCCGCGCCTTCGCCGCATCCGCCGTGGAGGCTCGCGAGCGGGCGATGTCCGAGCCGCCCCGCAGCCTCTCCGCCCGCCGATGA
- a CDS encoding TonB-dependent receptor plug domain-containing protein, which produces MRPPGNSYRTAAYVACVGFALLASAGGLHAQQAAGRVTVRVRREGAPVERAYVRSGDTGASTDRRGDASLRLPAGERLIVVHHLGFVTDTLRLAVRAGMDTAVTVQLRVQAVEELAIVATAGRSGKLITDQATRVEALPQEEIEENLTLSPGGLTTLLNELGGIRVRAAAPGLGGAGFSVQGLRGRYTQLLADGLPLYGEHPDAFALVQVPPLDLAQVEVVKGAASALYGGTALGGVVNLVSKRPGGDPVMLLNGTSQRGGDAAGFAGGSLGRG; this is translated from the coding sequence GTGCGCCCTCCGGGCAACTCCTACCGAACGGCTGCGTACGTCGCCTGCGTCGGCTTCGCGCTGCTCGCGAGCGCGGGCGGGCTGCACGCGCAGCAGGCGGCCGGGCGGGTGACGGTGCGCGTGCGGCGCGAGGGTGCGCCGGTCGAGCGCGCCTATGTGCGCTCCGGCGATACCGGCGCGAGCACGGACCGCCGCGGCGACGCGTCGCTGAGGCTTCCCGCGGGCGAGCGGTTGATCGTGGTGCACCACCTCGGCTTCGTGACGGACACGCTGCGGCTGGCGGTCCGCGCCGGCATGGACACGGCCGTGACGGTGCAGCTTCGGGTGCAGGCGGTGGAGGAGCTGGCGATCGTAGCCACCGCCGGCCGCAGCGGCAAGCTGATCACGGACCAGGCCACGCGCGTGGAAGCGCTGCCGCAGGAGGAGATCGAGGAGAACCTCACGCTGTCGCCGGGAGGGCTGACGACGCTGCTGAACGAGCTGGGCGGCATCCGCGTGCGGGCGGCGGCGCCGGGGCTGGGCGGCGCGGGGTTCAGCGTGCAGGGACTGCGCGGCCGCTACACGCAGCTGCTGGCGGACGGGCTTCCGCTGTACGGAGAGCATCCGGACGCGTTCGCCCTCGTGCAGGTGCCGCCGCTGGACCTGGCACAGGTGGAGGTCGTGAAGGGCGCCGCGTCGGCCCTGTACGGCGGCACGGCGCTGGGCGGCGTGGTGAACCTGGTCTCCAAGCGCCCCGGCGGCGACCCGGTGATGCTGCTGAACGGCACCTCGCAGCGCGGCGGCGACGCGGCCGGGTTCGCGGGCGGAAGCCTGGGGCGCGG